One genomic region from Prunus persica cultivar Lovell chromosome G3, Prunus_persica_NCBIv2, whole genome shotgun sequence encodes:
- the LOC18766105 gene encoding FBD-associated F-box protein At4g10400 isoform X2, with the protein MDSKWLWKKKSSEKSSGESDSSGSVSSHSERYSDEQFVQVIGSIARRTASTQEEQHNIPIKGDITYLLQDQISPLPDEILIGILSRLNTREASRTSAISKRWRNLWTHVTCLNFDEDVVQNKRFDQFEISARAKWVTQVLQLHQGSTLDMFRMNRHYSTSVPATKCIEFAARKRVQRLEIEGGHNSLLKKLLESPFKSLRHLSLKNIAVNDELVGHFLSHCEVLEHLCVCCIENLYAVKAVGSSLRLKFLQVSNCRQLVRVDIFAPNLVEFVYDSRSVYTRGIVLKHAPSLVKVSLAENDESITRAFLSVSSCFSCLHTLSLRMNFDLQINMPQEFPELTCLKDLSLEVCNANCGQSLLSLTPLLERSPSLHRLTLQMRWKWNYYKKQSWRDMQKINRCPHHCLKEVKFCGFLGFGSIIDTDFAMYLIECAMVLEKLIVELETRREILPEFKATDNMLEATREHVLQLGTQLPPRAELIII; encoded by the exons ATGGATAGCAAATGGttgtggaagaagaaatcttcTGAGAAGAGCTCTGGAGAAAGTGACAGTTCAGGCTCAGTATCTTCACATTCTGAGAGGTACTCTGATGAACAG TTTGTGCAGGTTATAGGGTCAATAGCAAGGCGGACTGCATCAACACAAGAAGAACAACATAACATTCCAATCAAGGGGGACATTACTTATTTGTTGCAGGATCAGATTAGCCCCTTGCCAGACGAAATTTTAATTGGAATTCTTTCTCGCTTGAATACCAGGGAAGCGTCAAGAACCAGTGCCATCTCTAAGAGATGGAGAAATTTGTGGACACATGTTACATGTCTTAACTTTGATGAAGATGTAGTTCAAAACAAGAGATTTGACCAGTTTGAAATATCAGCTAGGGCAAAATGGGTGACTCAAGTCTTGCAGTTGCATCAGGGTTCAACCCTAGACATGTTCCGAATGAATCGTCATTATTCTACTTCTGTTCCAGCCACTAAATGTATCGAATTTGCGGCCCGAAAGAGAGTTCAAAGGCTTGAGATAGAGGGGGGTCATAATTCCTTGCTAAAGAAGCTACTTGAGAGCCCTTTCAAGTCCCTTAGGCACCTCTCTTTGAAGAACATAGCAGTAAATGATGAACTTGTTGGGCACTTTCTTTCCCATTGTGAAGTGCTCGAACACCTTTGTGTTTGTTGCATTGAAAATCTATATGCTGTGAAAGCAGTGGGTTCCTCCCTCCGGTTGAAGTTCCTGCAAGTAAGCAATTGTCGCCAATTAGTGAGAGTTGACATTTTTGCCCCTAATCTCGTGGAGTTTGTCTACGACAGCCGAAGTGTGTACACAAGAGGAATTGTGTTGAAACATGCACCCTCACTTGTCAAGGTATCTCTTGCAGAAAATGATGAAAGTATAACCAGAGCTTTTCTTTCAGTGTCGAGTTGTTTCTCTTGTCTTCACACTCTCAGCCTGCGCATGAATTTCGATCTG CAAATTAATATGCCCCAAGAATTTCCAGAATTAACTTGTCTCAAAGACTTATCATTGGAGGTATGTAATGCAAATTGTGGGCAAAGTCTGCTGAGTTTAACCCCCTTGTTAGAGCGGTCTCCTTCCCTACATAGACTGACGTTGCAG ATGAGATGGAAATGGAATTATTATAAGAAGCAGAGTTGGAGAGATATGCAGAAGATTAATAGATGTCCTCATCATTGCCTGAAGGAGGTGAAATTTTGTGGGTTCCTTGGCTTTGGGTCTATTATCGATACTGATTTTGCCATGTACTTGATTGAGTGTGCCATGGTGCTTGAAAAGCTTATTGTTGAGCTTGAAACTCGACGAGAAATATTGCCGGAGTTTAAAGCAACCGATAATATGTTAGAAGCAACAAGAGAGCATGTTTTGCAGCTTGGAACGCAATTACCACCAAGAGCTGAGTTAATTATCATTTAA
- the LOC18766105 gene encoding FBD-associated F-box protein At4g10400 isoform X1: protein MDSKWLWKKKSSEKSSGESDSSGSVSSHSERYSDEQFVQVIGSIARRTASTQEEQHNIPIKGDITYLLQDQISPLPDEILIGILSRLNTREASRTSAISKRWRNLWTHVTCLNFDEDVVQNKRFDQFEISARAKWVTQVLQLHQGSTLDMFRMNRHYSTSVPATKCIEFAARKRVQRLEIEGGHNSLLKKLLESPFKSLRHLSLKNIAVNDELVGHFLSHCEVLEHLCVCCIENLYAVKAVGSSLRLKFLQVSNCRQLVRVDIFAPNLVEFVYDSRSVYTRGIVLKHAPSLVKVSLAENDESITRAFLSVSSCFSCLHTLSLRMNFDLQINMPQEFPELTCLKDLSLEVCNANCGQSLLSLTPLLERSPSLHRLTLQVCISIHSFICIAEMRWKWNYYKKQSWRDMQKINRCPHHCLKEVKFCGFLGFGSIIDTDFAMYLIECAMVLEKLIVELETRREILPEFKATDNMLEATREHVLQLGTQLPPRAELIII from the exons ATGGATAGCAAATGGttgtggaagaagaaatcttcTGAGAAGAGCTCTGGAGAAAGTGACAGTTCAGGCTCAGTATCTTCACATTCTGAGAGGTACTCTGATGAACAG TTTGTGCAGGTTATAGGGTCAATAGCAAGGCGGACTGCATCAACACAAGAAGAACAACATAACATTCCAATCAAGGGGGACATTACTTATTTGTTGCAGGATCAGATTAGCCCCTTGCCAGACGAAATTTTAATTGGAATTCTTTCTCGCTTGAATACCAGGGAAGCGTCAAGAACCAGTGCCATCTCTAAGAGATGGAGAAATTTGTGGACACATGTTACATGTCTTAACTTTGATGAAGATGTAGTTCAAAACAAGAGATTTGACCAGTTTGAAATATCAGCTAGGGCAAAATGGGTGACTCAAGTCTTGCAGTTGCATCAGGGTTCAACCCTAGACATGTTCCGAATGAATCGTCATTATTCTACTTCTGTTCCAGCCACTAAATGTATCGAATTTGCGGCCCGAAAGAGAGTTCAAAGGCTTGAGATAGAGGGGGGTCATAATTCCTTGCTAAAGAAGCTACTTGAGAGCCCTTTCAAGTCCCTTAGGCACCTCTCTTTGAAGAACATAGCAGTAAATGATGAACTTGTTGGGCACTTTCTTTCCCATTGTGAAGTGCTCGAACACCTTTGTGTTTGTTGCATTGAAAATCTATATGCTGTGAAAGCAGTGGGTTCCTCCCTCCGGTTGAAGTTCCTGCAAGTAAGCAATTGTCGCCAATTAGTGAGAGTTGACATTTTTGCCCCTAATCTCGTGGAGTTTGTCTACGACAGCCGAAGTGTGTACACAAGAGGAATTGTGTTGAAACATGCACCCTCACTTGTCAAGGTATCTCTTGCAGAAAATGATGAAAGTATAACCAGAGCTTTTCTTTCAGTGTCGAGTTGTTTCTCTTGTCTTCACACTCTCAGCCTGCGCATGAATTTCGATCTG CAAATTAATATGCCCCAAGAATTTCCAGAATTAACTTGTCTCAAAGACTTATCATTGGAGGTATGTAATGCAAATTGTGGGCAAAGTCTGCTGAGTTTAACCCCCTTGTTAGAGCGGTCTCCTTCCCTACATAGACTGACGTTGCAGGTATGTATATCTATTCATTCATTTATATGCATCGCAGAG ATGAGATGGAAATGGAATTATTATAAGAAGCAGAGTTGGAGAGATATGCAGAAGATTAATAGATGTCCTCATCATTGCCTGAAGGAGGTGAAATTTTGTGGGTTCCTTGGCTTTGGGTCTATTATCGATACTGATTTTGCCATGTACTTGATTGAGTGTGCCATGGTGCTTGAAAAGCTTATTGTTGAGCTTGAAACTCGACGAGAAATATTGCCGGAGTTTAAAGCAACCGATAATATGTTAGAAGCAACAAGAGAGCATGTTTTGCAGCTTGGAACGCAATTACCACCAAGAGCTGAGTTAATTATCATTTAA
- the LOC18766105 gene encoding FBD-associated F-box protein At4g10400 isoform X3: protein MDSKWLWKKKSSEKSSGESDSSGSVSSHSERYSDEQFVQVIGSIARRTASTQEEQHNIPIKGDITYLLQDQISPLPDEILIGILSRLNTREASRTSAISKRWRNLWTHVTCLNFDEDVVQNKRFDQFEISARAKWVTQVLQLHQGSTLDMFRMNRHYSTSVPATKCIEFAARKRVQRLEIEGGHNSLLKKLLESPFKSLRHLSLKNIAVNDELVGHFLSHCEVLEHLCVCCIENLYAVKAVGSSLRLKFLQVSNCRQLVRVDIFAPNLVEFVYDSRSVYTRGIVLKHAPSLVKVSLAENDESITRAFLSVSSCFSCLHTLSLRMNFDLMRWKWNYYKKQSWRDMQKINRCPHHCLKEVKFCGFLGFGSIIDTDFAMYLIECAMVLEKLIVELETRREILPEFKATDNMLEATREHVLQLGTQLPPRAELIII, encoded by the exons ATGGATAGCAAATGGttgtggaagaagaaatcttcTGAGAAGAGCTCTGGAGAAAGTGACAGTTCAGGCTCAGTATCTTCACATTCTGAGAGGTACTCTGATGAACAG TTTGTGCAGGTTATAGGGTCAATAGCAAGGCGGACTGCATCAACACAAGAAGAACAACATAACATTCCAATCAAGGGGGACATTACTTATTTGTTGCAGGATCAGATTAGCCCCTTGCCAGACGAAATTTTAATTGGAATTCTTTCTCGCTTGAATACCAGGGAAGCGTCAAGAACCAGTGCCATCTCTAAGAGATGGAGAAATTTGTGGACACATGTTACATGTCTTAACTTTGATGAAGATGTAGTTCAAAACAAGAGATTTGACCAGTTTGAAATATCAGCTAGGGCAAAATGGGTGACTCAAGTCTTGCAGTTGCATCAGGGTTCAACCCTAGACATGTTCCGAATGAATCGTCATTATTCTACTTCTGTTCCAGCCACTAAATGTATCGAATTTGCGGCCCGAAAGAGAGTTCAAAGGCTTGAGATAGAGGGGGGTCATAATTCCTTGCTAAAGAAGCTACTTGAGAGCCCTTTCAAGTCCCTTAGGCACCTCTCTTTGAAGAACATAGCAGTAAATGATGAACTTGTTGGGCACTTTCTTTCCCATTGTGAAGTGCTCGAACACCTTTGTGTTTGTTGCATTGAAAATCTATATGCTGTGAAAGCAGTGGGTTCCTCCCTCCGGTTGAAGTTCCTGCAAGTAAGCAATTGTCGCCAATTAGTGAGAGTTGACATTTTTGCCCCTAATCTCGTGGAGTTTGTCTACGACAGCCGAAGTGTGTACACAAGAGGAATTGTGTTGAAACATGCACCCTCACTTGTCAAGGTATCTCTTGCAGAAAATGATGAAAGTATAACCAGAGCTTTTCTTTCAGTGTCGAGTTGTTTCTCTTGTCTTCACACTCTCAGCCTGCGCATGAATTTCGATCTG ATGAGATGGAAATGGAATTATTATAAGAAGCAGAGTTGGAGAGATATGCAGAAGATTAATAGATGTCCTCATCATTGCCTGAAGGAGGTGAAATTTTGTGGGTTCCTTGGCTTTGGGTCTATTATCGATACTGATTTTGCCATGTACTTGATTGAGTGTGCCATGGTGCTTGAAAAGCTTATTGTTGAGCTTGAAACTCGACGAGAAATATTGCCGGAGTTTAAAGCAACCGATAATATGTTAGAAGCAACAAGAGAGCATGTTTTGCAGCTTGGAACGCAATTACCACCAAGAGCTGAGTTAATTATCATTTAA